gcttgGTACAGTATGGCATGGCTTAGCAGGGTAGAGTTGAGCATTGTGTGGCATGGTGCAGCACAGCATGGCATGGTATGGCCATGTGTGGCATGACACTATTAAGCAAGGTACGCTGTGTGTTGTATGACGTGGCACAGCACCACAGGCATGGCATAGTGTAGCATGGtatggcacagcccagcagagtgctgctgggcatcGTATGGTGTGGCTCAGCGCAGCGTGGCAAGGCACATTGTGGCACTGCATGCCGTGGTATAGCCATAGCACTGCATGGCATAGCTCAGCACAGCATGGTGCTGCTCATCAGGGTACTGCGTGgcatggcagagctcagcccgGCACCCACCTGTGCCGTGCAGCCGCCGCGACAGCTCGGCGCTGAAGAGGACGTTCATCAGCTTGGTGCTGTTGTAGGCAGCGTCGTGGCCCCCGGGGCGCTGCTGCCCGGTGAGGTACCGACCGTCAGCGGTCCCCACGCTGTGCCGGAAAGACGAGACGTTGACCACACGGGCAGGCGCTGAGGCCTTCAGCAGGTCTGCGTGGGacagaggctggtgaggggaagGGGTCCTCAGCAGCCGCCGCGGCAGCACCCCCGGCAGCTCCCCCGGtgctcacccagcagcaggttGGTGAGCAGGAACGGCCCCAGGTAGTTGGTGGTGAAGGTCATCTCTAGGCCCTCCGGCGTGACAGCGAAGGGCAACCCTGGGCgagggggacaggagggcaagGAGCCGGGcaggggtgagaagctggactccggccaggggctgggggctgcccgaCCCTGAGCCCGGGCGGGGCGCGTACCGGTGACGCCGGCGTTGTTGACCAGCACGTCCAGCCGCTTCTCCTCCCGCAGCACCGCTCGGGCGAAGGCGCGCACCGAGCGCAGCGAGCTGGTGTCCAGCAGCCGCAGCACCACCGCGGGGTTGCCGGTGGCCGCCCGTATCTCCTCCACCGCCGCCTGGCCCCGCTCCTGGCTCCGGCACGCCAGGATGGTGCGGGCGTTCCTACGGGCCAGCTCCATGGCCACGCACTTGCCGATCCCTGCGGCACACGGAGGTCATCCCCGATAGATCCCCACGGTGAGGGACCCATccccgtccctggggctgcggCAGCCCTGGGAGCAAGGCAGTACTGTACAGGGAGACCCTGTCCTGGGCAGTTCAGCCAGTGTCAGGACACCAGTGCCCACCCAACACATGGTGCCAGTGGGAGAACTGATCCAGGTTCTGTGGCATAGTGTGGCCATGTGGGCATGGGGACGGGGATGAGGACAAGGGTAGGGTGCAGGAAGGAGATGGTGATAACATCTCACTGCAGGTCAGTCAATGGTTCACCCTGGACCACACAGGCCACCAAGCCCACCCAGCAACATGGCGCTGGCACTGTGCTCCATCCAGTGCAGTGGGGAAGCAACGGGCACTGGAAGGGACATAGACCCCAGCACATGAGGAGCCAttccctgggcacacactggaacACCCCTGTGCCCCACATGGAAGAGAACACCTCGACGtatgagcttctccagccctgtggGTCTCATTTGCCCCAGCTGTGCCAGTCCCAGCCCCATACTTTGAAGTGAGACATAGGTGGGAGCAGTGACCCCACTCCCAGCATGAGGTTCCAGCTCCAGTGTGGTGTCCATGGTGACAGTTGGACCACTGACAGCAACACAAGAGTGACCTTGGCTGTCAGTCATTAACCTGGCCAGGGCAGAGTCCAGCCACAGAAGCTGGTCAGGGGGCACaactgcccagagcccagcaaggccaagctgctcctggctggaggATGCCAGCTCTCCAAGGAGCAGCTACCAAGCACAGGAGGCTGCGTACAGCAGTCAGTGCAGTGCAGAGGATGTCTAATGGCACCCTGGCTGTGGGTACAGGTCACCAGAAGTGCATATTGAGTGCCTAGGGATCAGCCACCAATCATTCCTGCAGCCGTTGGCACCATCAAAGCTGTGGTGGTGGTCCTGAGGCTGGGGGAGCAAGACCTATGTCCTGTGCAGGCCACTCCACGGCACCATCATCACCTGTATGCATGCCACCAGTCCATTCTCCATCCGGAGAGGACAGAGACCTGCCACCACTCCGGGCTCTGGCTGCCAAAGGTCCCATGGCCAGGTAGGACCCTGCACCTGTGTcctgcactcccccagccccacaccaagtgccacagcaCTGGCACTCCCCTGCCACCACTCACCACTGTTGGCTCCGGTAACGATCACTGTTTTGCCGCTCAGGTCAGTGGGACACTTTCTGGGGTCCCAGCGTTGTCTCCTCTgtagccagagcagcagccccagaagcAGCGTGAGCAGGAACCAGCACGGGTGGCTGCAGGCACTCAGCAGATCCATGGCCAAGCACTGTGGTATGCCTGGGATACAGAGTCTGGCTTGGGCTGTAGGTCAGTGCTGGACCtttgcccagcccagcagctccggTGTGGCGTgatcccctcctgctccccagaaCCCCAGGAGCAGAAGAGGAGCAGTGCGTGAGGAAGTCCGTCACTGAGATTGTTCCTTGGGAGGGGCAGAGCCACCTAACTCATCGGGGAACAGGAAAGGCAAGTTGATTTTCCACACTTTCAACATTTCTCCAGTCAGCAGGTGTTTGTGTGCAAAACTGACCTGTCAACGAGCTGAAGAAGGCAGCctcaggaagaagctcttcacagtaagtgtggtgaaacactggcacaggttgcccagggaggttgtggatgccttctccctggaggtgttcaaggctggggtagatgagaccttgagtgacgtgttctagtgggaggtgtccctgcctatgggcagggttggaactggatgatctttgaagtcacttccaacctaaaccattctatgattctaagataagaTGGCCCCATTTTGGGTGAATCTGattgatttagttggggcaattaactaGGCAGGGCTTCTAAAATGTGTAGTTATTTCATTTCCAAAAAGCCTCACCCACACACTCCATACAAACCAGTTACAGCTGGGTGCTAATTCGGTCAGGagaatcttcacaaggatgctcatgAACAATTCACCCAGCTGGGACAGTCAGAACATtgggaaaagtttagccacagaatggctttgccACACTTACaaacaggcagcctggagccctggggAAAGTCTGTGCTGCTCACGGCAGTGGAGTAGGAATTTCGAGgcagtccctggctcctttgcagcagtgttggaactgctcagtcgttgagaggcttctagatcttcccaggctctagcagggtgctgggaaagaggcagatgatctgaCTTCATCCAGACTCCTCTTGGcacggaggtttgcagaggtgcaggcaggattgcttgcagatgtgcagagagcacaatgtcggtggcacttctcaccacgtcatgaggcacttaatgccctCTCCTGGGAAACCTGAGGCACTTAAATTTCCAGGTAGTTTCATgaccaaaacatcagggctcaGCTGGTCTGAcacatgaggcagagcagaatacgttgtccaagctgagagcagtgaggcagggcacattgtctgagcagagcagaacagcacacactgaggcagagcagagaggcagaggcagctcaactgcttgcagcttagctcagtTTACATTACTGGCCCAAGTGTAATGTCTCTTTTGGCtgcagagattcaccaatcagaatggcatttgcaaaactgaccatgttagctgaaaccagggcttgcttaccttTGTTTGGGCAaggacaccaacaagtacctcagcactttgggaggggacataatcgCCCACACCTTTGTTCTCCCCCTGCCTTTGCTTCCCTCACTAGCAGATGGGTGGGACAaaccaggacatctaatagacCTGTTAGCCTTCCACTTCACTGATGAAGTAGGGCTAAAGAGACATAAACACCCAATTCTAAAACAGCTTTTGAGGGCCAGGTTGCCTGCATGGAGACCTCTGCCTGATTAACTATAGCTTTGATATTAAAGTTGACAGCCCTCAATATGCTGATGAGGAAAATCAAGTACATGGGATCACAGATTCATgggatacagaatcacagaatcacagaatggtaggggttggaatggacctcagaaaatcatcaagtccaacccctctgccaaaatagGATCATCtcaggcaggtcacacagaaatacatccagatgggtctggaaagtctccagagaaggagactccacaacctatctgggcagcctgagccagggatTCAGCACCCTCCTAGCAAACAGTTTTACtgtcatgttcaggtggaatctcctggattccagtttgtgcccaatgccctttgtcctgtcactgggcaccactgaaaagaatctagcctcatcctcttgccccccaccctttaggtcttgctgagcattgctcagatcccccctcaagctgctcttctccaggttaagcAGCCCAAGgagtctcagcctttcctcctcacagagatgctccagtgccCTTCAGAATCTTTGTGCCCTCtgttagactctctccagtagttctctgtctctcgtGGACTTGAGAACCCAGACCTAgatccagtactccagatgtgccccccctagggcagaatagaggaggagaacctctcccaacctgctggacacactcttctccaTTCAGTCCTGCTGAGGACCCTGTTCTGGTGCCAGAGCCACGGTGTGACAGCCACAAGGCTGGTTTTCAGCACAGGACCATATCTGAGGGACAGAAACCTCTTTATTTTGTGTCTGATTTCTTTAACGAAGCTGGTAAAAGGCACCGAGCTCCAGCCTCACCGGCAGATCCGTGGTGCCACACgagtgcccagccctgtgccagcatTCACGGTAGTGCTGTGCGAAGTGGGAACGTGCTGACGGCCACGGGTGAGGAGCCCGCCGAGGACAGTGtcttctgcagcctgggcaCCCATGTGAGGGCAGCATCCAGCCACACACCCAGCCCGGACTGCTGGAGCCGCTCAGCTCTCGGGCTGACGTGGGGGATGCTGCCTTCAGTCCTTGCCCTCGCCCGTGACCTGCCTGGCAGCGATGGCCGGGAGGGGCACGGCAGGGTGGATGGGTCTCAAGTCCtgtttggcctcttctgccttctcctcctcctcctcctctttaacCTCCTGCTTCACACTGGTGCCCCATCTGATGGTCACACCAGGGGCCAGCCACGCAGAGCCGAGTGGCTTGGGCAGGTGTCCCGTGGGCTGCAGGGATGCCGCACggggagcctggagctgtgtcctccGCATGGGGACCGGGCCCCGCGGCAGCCGCGGGCTGCCCGGCTCTGAACTCCGGCTGTGCCAGCGGGCACCATAGGGATGTGCCAGCGGCTTGGCCTTTGGGTCCAGCACCTCGACCTGTGGCCAGATCCAGCGCTCAGGCCGGCAGTGAGAGCCCAATCTGGGGACCCCTGGAGTGGTGTTGGGTACCTTCTGCTTCGGCCCTGGATGCATCATGGCCACACTGGCACAGGAGGGAGATAGATGCAGTGGCATGTGGCTGCTTACCCTCAccttgctgctgccctcagcatccCTGTGGGGTGACCACAGTGGATAccatctctgctctggctgccctgGGGATGGGCAGGGGGACAGTGGCCTGGCTGGCTGGAATGGCAGGGACTCAGCATGGGGAGATTTTCCTTTGGGAGACCAGGGAGCAATGGCCACTTTGTCTGGCAGGCTCTCTGGGCGTGGTgaccctggcacagggaggATGGCACTGGTGCTGGTGACCTGAATGGACCATtgaggtgacacagtctcagcAACCACGAGGGGGTCCTGTCTTCCCTGCTGGCACTGGTTCTGTGCACCAGAGAcctgtgagagagagagagagcaaagggGAGTCACTAGAGTGGAATGGGAGCACTGAAGTGCCCTTCTGGGATCTCAGCACAGACCCTCTGTCTGCCTCAGAGAGTTGGGGGGACTTGCCAGAGTCTGTGTGGCAGCATCCTGAGGACATTTTGGCTAAGACCAAGGGGTCAGAAAATGTCCTCTGGGGCTACTCAGGACCATGGTGAGTTTGGGTCTTTCTCACCTCTCCTTCAGCTGGAGATAGGCAGGCATGCTGGgtgggaacacagccctgtgcccaaGAGTCTGTGGTGAGGGGCTCAGGCTCCTCGTCCTCCTGCCAGGTGCCATCTTCATCCTTGAGGTCCAAATCTCCCTCATCCCGTGCCAGGAAACGCCACTGGGCAATGTGTAGGATGGCATCCCGTGCCTGGGCCACCACGAAGGGcacaagctgccagcagagccagtgctGAGACTTCCACCATGTGCTGTTGGTGCCCTGTAACCTTGTCCCTCTTCCACACGATGGAACTGGAGCTGCAAGGGACCTGCAGGCACCAGGGTCCTCCCAAAAGCAGGGTGTGGGTACCTCACCTGCTGCACCACATCAGCTTTGAGGCACCCATCCATCACACGGTCCAAGAGCTCTGCAAGGATGTCCCCAACATCCCTgtcctcctgctcagcctccAGCAGGGAGAGCCACTCCTCCTCGGACATTAGCCCAGACACATCGGCATGGATGGTGGCCACGTTGGGCTGCCAGGACTTGTCCCCCCGTGACTGAGAGGTGGCTGCTCGCTCACGGGGGATCATTTTCTGCAGGGAGATGCAAGAGCAAtggcagccagagctggggGACAGACACAACTTGGAAGCTGCACCCATCCTAGTACACTTCAGCATGCTCCAGCCGATCTCCAGCACACCCAAACACACCCCAGAACTCCCCAGTACACCCAGCACACCCTAATACATCCCAGAACATTCAGCACACCCAGCACACCCTAATACATCCCAGAACACCCAGTGCACCCAGCACACCCTAATACATCCCAGAACCCCCCAGTACACCCAGCACACCCTAATACATCCCAGAACACTCAGCACACCCAGCACACCCTAATACATCCCAGAACACCCAGTGCACCCAGCACACTCTAATACATCCCAGAACACCCAGTGCACCCAGCACACTCTAATACATCCCAGAACACTCAGCACACCCAGCACACCCTAATACATCCCAGAACACTCAGCACACCCAGCACACCCTAATACATCCCAGAACACTCAGCACACCCAGCACACCCTAATACATCCCAGAACACTCAGTACACCCAGCACACCCTAATACATCCCAGAACACTCAGCACACCCAGCACACCCTAATACATCCCAGAACACTCAGTACACCCAGCACACCCTAATACATCCCAGAACACTCAGCACACCCAGCACACCCTAATACATCCCAGAACACTCAGCACACCCAGCACACCCTAATACATCCCAGAACACTCAGCACACCCAGCACACCCTAATACATCCCAGAACACTCAGTACACCCAGCACACCCTAATACATCCCAGAACACTCAGCACACCCAGCACACCCTAATACATCCCAGAACACCCAGTGCACCCAGCACACCCTAATACATCCCAGAACACTCAGCACACCCAGCACACCCTAATACATCCCAGAACACCCAGTGCACCCAGCACACCCTAATACATCCCAGAACACTCAGCACACCCAGCACACCCTAATACATCCCAGAACACCCAGTGCACCCAGCACACCCAAACACACCCCAGAACCCCCCAGTGCACCCAGCACACTCAAACACACCCCAAACCCCCCAGTACACCCAGCAcaccccaacaaacccaaacacaccCTAACACACCCCAGAACACTCCAATGCACCCCAGAGCCCCCCAGTACACCCAGCACACCCCAATACGCTCCAGTACACTCAACACACCTCAATACACCCCAGCGCActccagcagcccccagtgCACCCCAGCACACGCCGGTGCTCCCTGGTACGCCCAGCGCGGCCCGGTACTCCCCAGCACACCCCAGTATACCCAGTATAGCCCAGCGCACCCCAGCCCATGCCCCAGCGGCGGCGTCCCTGTCTCCATGACAACCCTGACCCCGCCCCCAGTGATGTCATCCCTGATCGGCGGCGATACGTCATCACCGCGCGACGGCGTCTCCATGGCTGCGGCCAACACAGAGTAAGGGGCGGGGGGCGCCGGGCGCCTAACGGGGTCCCGAGAGGGGTAAAGAAGGGCCCGGGAGGActgagggtggggggaggggtgtTTGTGCCAGCAGGGCCCTGCAACCGGGGATAGAGGTCTCGAGTGGTGGTCAGGGGTCCCGGGAGAGCGGACCGTGGGGAGCCCAGGGGCGGGGAGCCTCGGAGAGGCAGGGTCCCGGGAGAGGGTACAGGGGGCCCAAGAGGGTTAAAAGAGTCCGATAAGAAGGACCCGGGACATGGGGAGAACCCAGGGACGGGGCTTGCAGAGGACGGCGGGGGCCCGAAGGATTGGGGGGGCCGTGGGAGGCCCAGGGCAGAAGCCAAGGGGGACCCCAGGTACGGGGCTGAAGGGTGCGGGCAGTGCGGCGGCGCTTCGGGCTGCCGCTGGGCTGTTGCGCCCCGGTGCGGCTCGGCCCCTCGGAACTCCCCGGTGCCGTTCCCCGCAGGATGTACCGGAGGGAGGCGAGCGTCCCGCTGCGGAGCAGCAGCGCGGCCCTCTACAACAACCTGAGCGTGCTGCGGCCGGGCGGGCGGCAGCTCTCCTGCTTCGCCGCTGTGCACgggcccagcctcagcctggtgACTGCCGACGGGCTCGGCTTCACCCACCGGCAGCTACCGGCCAAGGAGGGGTGcacggccctcagcacctcGCTCCTCACCCAGGTTAGGGGCTGCGGTGGGGACatggcttcgaggagaccttgtcatagccttccagtacctgaaaggcgcctgcaggagggctggggactggCTATTAacaaggacttgtaatgacagggtgaggagcaatgggtttaaactggcagaggggagatttgaactggatgttaggaagaagtgctttccactgagggtggtgagacactggcacaggttgatcaaagatcaaagaccacattctgtgattctgtgatccacaggctccctgggcaacctgtgccagattGCAAcctgttcaagaccaggttggatgaggccttgagcgacctgttctagtgggaggtgtccctgcctatggcagggtggggttggaactggatgatctttgaggtctcttccaacctaaataattctatgattctgtgtcccctTATGGGTGGGATAAAAGGCTCCAAGGTGGCAGTGGACGCTTCACTGGGTAAAGAACTGGCTGATGGCAGGGCCCAGAGTGGTGGGGATTTGGGTTCAGTGCAATTGGTGGATGGTCATTAGCAGtgtcctcaggggtcagtactggagCCAGTTCTGTTCAGGCTCTTTGTgcatgatctggacaaggggatcaAGGCACACCTTGCATCAGCTcacagatgacacaaagctgggcaGGAGTTTTGACCTGCTGGAGGTCTGggatcaatgggctgaggccaattgGATGAGATTGGACAAGGCTAAGACTTGTGTCACAACAACCCAGACTTGAGGCAGAGTCACTGGAAAATGCCCAGTGGGAAAGGACGTGGCAGTGGTGTTTGAtaacagctgaacatgagccagcatgtgcccaggtagccaagaaggccaacagcatcatggcttggatcagcagtagtgtggccagcaggactaggacagggttgtccccttgtactcagcactggtgaggccacaccttgaatactgagttcagtttggGGCCTAGGTATGGGCAGGTGTAGAGGGACAGAGCCTCCTGAGAAGGTTCGGGAGCCCTTGGAGAGATCCCCAGGGCTGACAGGGAGCCTCTGCCGTAGCTTGtgacagaagccaggaagacacctgccccagggtgctggggactGTCCCTGCCCCAGTAGGTGGGATGGTGGGGACTGCCCCATCTTTGCCCCCTTTCTAAGCTGCCATTCTTTGCAGGCTGCATGGTGTGTCCTGCCATCACGGGTCCTGCTGGTGCTGACCTCTCAGAAAGGGATCCAGGTGAGGTGGTTTTCATGGAGAGTGGGAAGGGAAGTCATGACAAGGGGAGGATGAACTCACTGTGAGGACTCCTGGGCTCTGGGAGGACCTTTTAAGGGTCCTGCTCTGTACCCAGGGAGCTGCAActgcctgctggggcagcagtTGTGCCAGAAGCCATAAAAGAAGCTTCCTCACCCTCTTgatcctcaccctgctgctctttctctccAAGATGTACGAGTCTGATGGCTCCATCATGGTTTATTGGCACGCGCTGGACGTGGCAGAGCATCCTCCAGGTAAatggatgacaccaagctgagtagTGCAGCTGGCACGCCTGAGGGagaggatccatccagaggaacctggagaGGTGGGActgtgtgaacctcatgaggttctacAAAACCAGGTGCAAGCTCCTAGGCCTGAACTGAGGCAGTCCTCAGTATCAACACAGACTGAGGATgaagggctggaaagcagccctgtggagaaggacttgggggcgCTGGTGGGTGAAAAGGTGGACAAGAGCtggcaccaaaccatgtcctgggctgatcccgaGCAGTGTGAgcaccaggagcagggaggggattctgtcactctgctgtgttctgctgagacccactctggagtcctcagcagagcacagagacctgttggagcagggccagaggcggccacagcaatgatgtgagggtggaagccctctgctgtgaggccaggctgagagagttgaggttgttcagcctggagaaggctccagggagaccttttggtggcctttcagtaaaGGGGCCTttaagaaagctggagacagactATTTGGGaaggtctgttgtgacaggacaagaagagagcgatttagactagagaaaaggaggaaaggcttacagtgagggtgatgagacactgacccaggttgcccaaagaggtggtagatgccacatccctggaaccgttctaggtcaggttgtttggggctctgagcagcctgctctacttgcagatgtccctgctggctgcagaggggttgaactagatgacgtttaaaggtcccttccaacccaaaccactccctGACTCCATAGAGCAGCCTGGTCCTTCCTGGCCTGGATCCCACCCGAACAGCCTCACTCCCAGACCCAGCTGGGACcaagccaggacagagcagCTTAGCAGAAGGATCTGGAAAAGGTCATTGCATCTTACTAACTCCTCTGTCCTGGGTTCACAGggccccagagaggctgggaaggggctgaggagcagcccagcATGGCAGGGACAGAGCTGTAGACAGAACCAGGCCGGGCTCTGGTGCTTTGCACCGTGGCACTGCCCTCTTGGCTGCTGGGGAGTGCCACAGGGCAGGACCTGCTCTTGTTTCCT
This is a stretch of genomic DNA from Pogoniulus pusillus isolate bPogPus1 chromosome 11, bPogPus1.pri, whole genome shotgun sequence. It encodes these proteins:
- the LOC135179450 gene encoding retinol dehydrogenase 13-like, which encodes MDLLSACSHPCWFLLTLLLGLLLWLQRRQRWDPRKCPTDLSGKTVIVTGANSGIGKCVAMELARRNARTILACRSQERGQAAVEEIRAATGNPAVVLRLLDTSSLRSVRAFARAVLREEKRLDVLVNNAGVTGLPFAVTPEGLEMTFTTNYLGPFLLTNLLLDLLKASAPARVVNVSSFRHSVGTADGRYLTGQQRPGGHDAAYNSTKLMNVLFSAELSRRLHGTGVTSNVLSPGVVSTNIMRHFGWAMRTLFFLLRPFLKSPEQGAINTIYCAVAEEVLGITGKYFRSDCSLALPAPAGRDAGLARKLWEESERLTGLGIRPQH
- the C11H2orf81 gene encoding uncharacterized protein C2orf81 homolog; this encodes MIPRERAATSQSRGDKSWQPNVATIHADVSGLMSEEEWLSLLEAEQEDRDVGDILAELLDRVMDGCLKADVVQQLVPFVVAQARDAILHIAQWRFLARDEGDLDLKDEDGTWQEDEEPEPLTTDSWAQGCVPTQHACLSPAEGEVSGAQNQCQQGRQDPLVVAETVSPQWSIQVTSTSAILPVPGSPRPESLPDKVAIAPWSPKGKSPHAESLPFQPARPLSPCPSPGQPEQRWYPLWSPHRDAEGSSKVRVSSHMPLHLSPSCASVAMMHPGPKQKVPNTTPGVPRLGSHCRPERWIWPQVEVLDPKAKPLAHPYGARWHSRSSEPGSPRLPRGPVPMRRTQLQAPRAASLQPTGHLPKPLGSAWLAPGVTIRWGTSVKQEVKEEEEEEKAEEAKQDLRPIHPAVPLPAIAARQVTGEGKD